The proteins below are encoded in one region of Maribacter aestuarii:
- a CDS encoding class I SAM-dependent methyltransferase: MTGGFGVDSYAFSKKITEVYHLEENIILSKIASHNFKQLNANNIKVVHGDGLQYLADSAISYDWIYIDPSRRDEKNKRVYFLSQCKPDVTQSLDFLFSKSHNILIKTGPLLDIDAGLEELKHVSEIHIIGVDNEVKELLWILKKGFTGPIKVKTIDHGKNGNQIFTFLLQEEKDAISKFSLPQEYLYEPNATILKSGAYRLLGKEFGLTKLHQHSHMYTSNELKEFPGRVFKIKDVLPFNKKSIKSLGYEKANISTRNFPISVSEIRKKTKWKEGGEKYLFFTKNELQKLIIISCKKV; the protein is encoded by the coding sequence ATGACGGGTGGCTTTGGTGTGGATAGCTATGCGTTCAGCAAAAAAATAACCGAGGTGTACCATTTGGAAGAAAACATAATCCTGTCCAAAATTGCTTCACATAATTTTAAGCAACTTAATGCGAATAATATTAAGGTGGTGCACGGAGATGGTCTCCAATATTTGGCCGATAGTGCTATCTCATATGATTGGATATATATAGATCCATCACGCCGAGATGAAAAAAATAAAAGGGTTTATTTTTTATCACAATGTAAACCTGACGTAACTCAAAGTCTCGACTTTCTTTTTTCCAAGTCCCACAATATTCTTATTAAGACTGGGCCTCTATTAGATATCGATGCAGGTTTGGAAGAACTGAAGCATGTTTCTGAAATACACATAATAGGTGTGGATAACGAGGTAAAAGAATTACTTTGGATATTAAAAAAAGGGTTCACCGGCCCCATAAAAGTCAAAACCATTGATCATGGAAAGAACGGGAATCAGATATTCACATTTCTACTTCAAGAGGAAAAAGACGCCATTTCAAAATTTTCCCTTCCTCAGGAATATTTGTATGAACCTAACGCCACCATTTTAAAATCAGGTGCCTATCGCCTACTTGGAAAGGAATTTGGTCTTACTAAACTTCACCAACATTCACATATGTATACGTCCAACGAGTTAAAAGAGTTTCCTGGCCGTGTCTTCAAAATTAAAGATGTATTGCCTTTCAATAAAAAAAGCATAAAATCACTAGGGTATGAGAAAGCAAACATATCCACCAGAAACTTCCCGATATCCGTATCCGAAATCAGAAAAAAGACCAAATGGAAAGAAGGAGGAGAAAAGTATCTTTTTTTTACGAAAAACGAATTACAAAAACTGATAATCATTAGCTGTAAAAAAGTTTAG